Below is a window of Schistocerca cancellata isolate TAMUIC-IGC-003103 chromosome 4, iqSchCanc2.1, whole genome shotgun sequence DNA.
ATCAAATGGTGATAGTTCAGCAAATGACATTTGAGACTTTTTACATCAGTGATTTTCATAACATTACATACCAAACTAATTTGAGGTGATAGTAGCTCTCAAATTCTGGAATCATTCTTTCATCTACTGAAACTTGATATACAGCCATTGTACGACACAGATACAGCATTGCAAAATTGCACCCACATTTACCGGAAGATTAAAATCAATGCCCATGACTTTATATATTAATACCCTTTACAAGCCACAAAATACATACCATTTACCTTATGCACAATAACTTTATTTAAGCTGTACAATAATTAGTAAATGACAATGTCATTATGTTCCAATTAATTGACAATATATAAATGTCTCCACTGCAACCCACATGTTGACAGATCTCTGCAAACATTTACAGAAACCCCTGTTCACACCCGTCACTGGAATGATAATGTTATTAGATCTCTTCACTTTACAACTTTGACTTGAATTCTTCAATTTTATCTTTTGCTCGCCTCTGAAGTTCTGGAAGCTTCATTGCTAGTCCCATATTCCCCTGTATTTTAATCTTGCCTTGGAAGAATGCCTTCTGTGGATTCAACTTTCCAGTGATCAAGTCCACAACATCACCATCATCAATAATGAAAGTGACATCTGGTTTGGCTGAAAAATACGAATGTTGTTACTCATATGCACATCAGAATGCATGTGCATGCACATGTCATTATGTTCCAATTAATTGACAATATATAAACGTCTCCACTGTAACCCACATGTTGACAGATCTCTGCAAACATTTACAGAAAcccctgttctctctctctctctctctctctctctctctctctctctctctctctcacacacacacacacacacacacacacacacacacacacacacacacacacacacacacacacacacacacacacacacacacaaaaacaacttaCTTTTTCCATTGTATTCAACACTTCCTTTCCCCGTCTTTGCATTAATTATCCAATAACCTTCAGCACCTCCTGGGCCATTTGTAACCTTGAAAGCATATACTCCTCTAACTTTCTCAATGAGATTGTCCTTATCATCTTTCATTGCAGCTTCCATAGCTTGGAACAGAACATTTGCCTTGAAAGCTGCCGGGTCCGGGGCAGCAGCGACACGGTTTGCATACACTGGATATGATGGCCTGCAGTATTATAGAGTTCATGTCAGTTTGCTTTGATAGGTATACTTAGGCACACACAGATAAAATACTtgtataaaaaacaaaattatgccTTAGAGATCCATGACAAAAATTTCATAATCACCTTGGGAAACCATGCCTATAGAGGGCAACAACAACTGCTCCACCAAGCCCAATATTATGCTGCAATCCAAGCTTAGCACCTGCAACCTGTCTTCGACCAGCTTCACCCCGTAATTGCCAGCACAATTCAGCACACTGTGCTATACCTGAAGGATAACCAGTCTTTAATATTCACACACTCCACTACTCACTAAAATTTTTGCTTCAACTAATTTCATCCATAGCACTTGTTCAACAAAATTgatacaaaaatgcaaaaaaccAATTACAATTATGTACAGAACTACTTCTGAAAAATTAGTATCCTGTTATCAGAAGTACTTTAAATATGTGAAAGTTCAAAGAGTCACCAACCAGTGGTCCTTCCCCCTTCCACAAAAGTGATTAATACCTGTGGCGCCCAAAGGATGGCCTTTTGATATCAGACCACCACTGGGATTTACAACATACTTCCCACCATATGTATTTCCATTAGAATCTATCAGTTCACCAGCCTTCCCAGGAGCACATAATCCAAGAGCCTCATAGGTAATCAGCTCATTTGCAGAAAAACAATCGTGCAGTTCTACAACATCCACATCATCGGGCTTGTAGCCAGTGTTCTTAAACAGTCTATCAGCAGCTGTTTTTGTCATATCATAGCCAGCCTAGAAAGTTATAAGAAGTTACTAGATACTTCAGTTTAATGGGCTATTAATCAGCAAGTCAACAGTAGTTTTCCattcaataaaataaattaatttacaaaCTATGGAAACAATTACTATCTGGGTTATTATTAAGAAAAATTAATCTGTacagtaataaaaaatttaaaaatcacatTCAGAAATATCTGTTTTATAAAGTTACTTTCCACAGACGATTTAAAAAACTAAATACATACAATTTTCATACAACTGTTGTCTTTGAACGTGGAAGGAAGATCAGTGACCATTTCTATTCCAACAATTTCAATAGCTTGGTTTTCCAGACGATGTGCATGTACAAATTCCTCTGATGCCAAAATGGCAGCCGCTGCGCCATCAGATGTAGGACAGCACTGCAGTTTAGTTAAAGGACCAAATATCTGTGGTGAACTCATTATCTGTTCAAGAGTATATTCATCCTGGAACTGGGAGTACCTATAAAACAGAATTCATAAATGTGAACAATCCATAGGCCAAATAGGAAGGTGGAAAACTATGAATTCAAAGTTAAGTTTATGAAATGTCTCATGTCTTCCAGACAAACTAATATTTATCTTAGCACCAACTCTGAAAACTTTGTGCTTTTGACAAAACAATTGGTACATACGGGTTATTTGTTGAATGTTTGTGGTTTTTGTAAGCAATCTTTGCTAAGTGTTCAGGTTTAGTGCCATATTTCTCCATATGTTCCTTCCCAGCATTTCCAAATATTTGTGCTGCAATTGGAGAGTTACTTAGACCTGCGAGGTCAGCCATCAGTTCCACATGTTTATCCAGTGGGTTTGTTCTATCAAGATACTGAAACAGAGAGATATAAATCACTTTCTCTGCGAAGGAAATCTTATTTCTTGATTTTTCAACAGAAAAATGGATTTTTTCAAAGTGGAGTCTTACTGATATTTTCAGGATCAGAGACTTTACACAATACACCCCAGAAATGTGAAACGAAAGTTCTATGATATTGCAATTTGCCTTGCAATTATAGTTACTTACAAcaaaaactgcattaaattttttgGGGTGGGGTGTGGTGGAGGggaagaggtaaaaaaaaaaaataaaaaaaaaacatcacactCAAGAAAACGTATTCTGAACATGGAAGCTCACTGCCGGTAGTATGGATGGGTAGAAGAATCAGCGTAACATTTACATGAAATGATGTAAGTGAATTTTGGGTAAGTATCAGGATGACTACAGAAGAACCAACTTCAGTTTATGTGTTAACTACACCATATAGAACCAATTCTTGTCCAATGTTACTTTCTCTTCAAGGGCAGACATACATATACAGCAGTAGTGTTTCCACACGTTACTTTACACGATTTTAATGGCGCTATGAGAGAGAAATAAAGTAAGGGACATATGTAATATTTAGGGTCTGGGATGGTGAGAcggtggagagggagggggagggagggcagCACCGAGCTCAGATTCATCTGATGGGTCGCATGAACTATCATTTTTGCTAAAATCCAAGTATGTATCAGAAATTTAAGTTTCTGAAACCTGCATTTGTCAGTCACATTTTTCTTTCACCTGTCTCTTTGTTTTGAACTTTAATTTGCCACAGTTTAATAACTTTAGAAGatacttttaaaaaaagaaaagtgcaacAGGAAACAGTGCACGTACCTTTGCACTAAGGGATCCACGTTCCATTTTTTCAAATCCTAGTGCCAAAACACACTGGTTATTTCCAGATTCGACAAGCTGTTTTGCCATTAATAGTGCTGTTGAACCTGTAGCACAGTTATTGTTCACATTGTATACAGGCATTCCTGTCATGCCAACTTCATATAATGCTCTCTGTCCACATGTAGAATCACCTAAACAGAAATATAGACCTTTGATATTTCAACTCTAGTcatacatttttttcaaaagcatGACAATCAAGCTAACCCAAATAGACAAACTTAACAGTGACAGGcagtaatatttttttgtgaaaccACTGAATCCATAAGACTAAGTGTAGTCTTGGTCTGGTTGTTTTCTCAATACAAATGCATATTTTGCACGATATTCACTAGTGATACTGTACATGGCACATTCACCTACAGTTACAATTTGAAGGTGGCTGTTTTGTACAAGTAAAACCAAGTTGTCATGTTTTAAATGTCTAACGTAAACTGCAGTCTAAGCAGGAAAAgttttttgtgtaatttcttttTAATTCAAATGAGCATAAGAATAGTAATGCACATTACTAAATAACTGTTACGTATATTAATGGTCAACACTGATCAGGGTTTTTAATAAAGACAAGCATTTCTACCACATGTCTTCATGACTTCAGACCTCAGCCATTTCCTGTCACAGGCTTCAGACATGTTACAGAGCAATAAAAACTATTTTCAGAAGAATGTGCATTAATTTGGTGAGCCTCCATTCATTTGCTTTGCCACCAAAAATTTTTAGGGTACAATTTTCCCACAAACTGTCTATGATTTGCATTGGGGAAACAGTTTAGAGGAAGAGAATTCCAATAGTTCGTAAGCAAAGCTTATAAAATAATTAATTGCTGGTATTTTGTACAGCCTTGTTACAGTTAAACTTGTCCGCAATGCATAAATAGCCCCCTACACTGATATCAGATTATTTGTCAAAGAGTGGGAGATAAATTATAATCAAATGAACCATTAACAAGAGATACGAGATAATATCCACTCCCAATGGAAAATGCAAAATGATTACAATCCACATAATGCATCTAGCCAATGACGTGCTGGAAGCCGAATATGACACACTTTTTCTGTAGAACTGCCTATTTGAAGAAATGTtattaactactactactactacaacaagtTAATAACTCTTCCTTGAGAATACGCCACCAATTACTATAAAAACAGTTTAATTCATATTCACGTATTCAGCATAAAGTTTACTGATATGATAAATTAACAGGTATTAAAATACATACCTTGGTTACATAGTGaacaattaaatataaatggaaaaagAGGACACCAAAGAGGAACTTTCATTTAAGGAAACATCCAGAAAGAAAGAGGAAACATGTTCAAGAAACCAGACTATGAACATTAACTGTGACTGAGTTATAGTAATGTCAAACCATTATAGACTGGTAATGAACAAAAcattattttgctaatttttttcaaagACACCATCTATTACTGCCACTTCAGCCTTGTGACCATTTTCAAGAAAATGGATACCGCACAATTTTGTTCACActtaccaaaaatttaaaaaatacaactttcacattcaTATAATGAACAACAAACTAGGCATAACTGCAATAGTAGATTTTATAAAGAAAATCATAAGGAACAATAATGTCATTCGAACATTTTTATATAACAGCCTCAGCCCCAAAATTTATTTTCTCAGTGCTAATAATGCAGCAGTACCATAATCAAGAACTCGTGAATGTGTGAATTAGCAGGTGTTCATCAGGATAACAGTTTCACAGAACATCAAGTGGGTAGCTTTCATGTCAAAATGCAAGTGCTCTATTTATTTTACACAAAGTTTTTCTTCCTTCTTATATCACAGAACACTATTGCAAACACAAGCCATCCAACGCAATACTATTTCCTAACTAGTCTGTGGGTCAGCAGTTCAGTTTCACCTATCCACTAAAGCATTCAGCGCATTTACGTCAGTGGAAAAATAAAGGATCATATTAAATTACTGGTTGTATAACTACAAACAAGCACAGACAAGATTACATAAGAACATACATACCATACACATATCCAACACAAGCTTGATCAATATGATCAATACGAAGGCGTGCATCTGATAGTGCCTTTGTAACTGCCTCTTTAACCATTTGAGGATAGTCGAAGTCATCTCTCCTACCTGGCTTTTCAAACTGAAATGAGCGCAAGGAATTTAATTAAATACATCATTTCAAATGACCTGATAGAAAACATGTATATAGGCCTATTTCCTAACTTCATATGGATATACACACTTTGTAAACGGCTGCAACAATAACTTTCGGATATTTGAAATCAGGTTTGAAACTTCTAGAAGTAAATAAACTTTAATTGCTAATACCCAACAGACAGCTGTCAAACAACTGAAAGTTAACATTTTCTCGAACTGTTGAGGGCATGCCCACAACCAGAAAAGCTCCATAATTTTAGGAAAATTTAACAATAACTACTTTCAACAATACGAAAGGAAGAAAACTTTCCTTTTACAGCACGTCAGtagcatttcagagatattactgcTGTAATCAACAGTCGATTCGTTTTAGACAAGTTAGCCACTGAAATAATGCCACCGGTTTCATACGTACAGTACTTCAAAAGGGGCAACGCAGTATAATTAATACTTGCATAGTATGCAAGTCACTGTGGGGTCAAAGGTAGTCTAAGCCATTACCATTCCTCATCACACTTCATAACACGAATTTTACCTATTATACAAATCATGCACAACTTTTATTTCTGCATACTCCTTGCAACTAGTATGCACTGTGTGTCATAAAAATCCTTTGAAGACGAAGAGCTTTACTATACTAGGCATCTATATCGCAATGAAAACCACTAATAATTTTCCAGTTTAAAGTATTTAACCGTGCggaaaaaaaaatattgataatGTCTGGCATCTCTGTTACTTACCTTCGTCATTCCAACACCAACTACAAATACTCTCTTATTTGGACTCATTTTTTCGAAAATTATAATGTCACTGTTCACAACACACAACTTCCAGCTACACTACACTGTGGCAACTCAGCAAATGAATATATACCAGAGATAATAAATGACCCCTAGACTTTGACCAGTATTCATTCGCCAATCAAAAAAACAAAGAGATAATTGTGTGAAAAATAAATTTGTCGCATAAGTATGTTCTCTTGAAAATTATGTTATAATTTTTGCGTCAATAAACTGGAAGAATAATGTAACATAGCTACTAAATTCGCGCACTAGCTTCTGCGGCGCATGTGGGCGCCAGTATGGCAACTTCAAGTGAATTCAGTGATGTTTGGCGCGTCGCGCAGCTGTGTGTGGGGAGAAAATGTATGTTAGCGTTTCTTGAAATTGCTGTTGAAGTGTGTATTATCGATATTTTAAGTAACAGATAATTTTAGTGCTTCGACTTACTTCGGAATATTTGCAAGAATAATTAAATACAGAGTAGGTGACTGTTAGCTGACTCTCACGGAAATACAGCCAACCAAGGAAAAAAATAGGGAACGTTTTATGAATGAAAAATTAAGTGCGTTTTTACCCATATAGTGAAGCGATTGATAACGGTAGTCTTACTTCTTATATTTTCGTGTTTACTgtttacaaatatttaaatttctcGTTTTGCCCGGGTTCTTCCTAGCCCTTGTGTGCTCTTGTAGACATGGCCACTCTGGTGGTCGAAGGAGGAATTAACGGTTGTGTGTGAGACCAAGAATTAATTTTCGGTGTGAGAAGTGTGACTTACTTGTATGTGTAGTGAAACGTTAATAAGAGAAGTGTTTCGTCCTGTCTTGTAACGGAATagtgatttttttttgtaaacatacgACTAAAAAAAGAAGTGTTACGCAGTGTAAAGGAAAAACGATGGATGGCGCTGGGGTACCTCCAAGTCCAAAATGGGAGTCATTGACATAATGGCTGTGCAGTTTACTTACAAATGTAAAGGAATCTTCCAATGCAAGGAATTCAATATTGTGCGTACATCACATCGAATTATCAATATTTTTACTTTAAGGGTAAGTTCGTTTTCATGAATGTCTCTGTCTATAAGGTGCGAAGCGCTAGACGTTATGGCTAGAGTATCAACAAACATAAGTTGAAAACATCTAACATTGTCACGATTATTTCACTAGTAGTAACTACGAAGTCCGTAATGTCACCTTTTAATTCTGCTGCGAAGTGtgcaaaataaacagaaattatttctatccGCCATATTCACAGAAAGTGTGTTGCAATTATCGTAACATTATCTTGGTTTAAGATGCTCGAAAATATACGAAAGTTGAAGTACATGTTGCTAATATTTTGCGTGAATAGCGCTGATTTGTTTTTTTACACACAAAAGTAACCAAAGGGTTTCAGGGTTGGTTTCAAATGTGCTATGTATTGCTGTAAACATACATGGATTGAAATAATTTATTATGATAGTTCTCAAGCACTTTGATGTTTAATAAAAGTCTAAACGATTGGTTAGTCACTGAAATTCGACATTTTTTTATCATCAAAATTCCGCATGACTTTCTAAaattggctaacatatttttcataCAGTGTCTCTTGTTATTGGCTGTTGAGGCACACATTATTTAGAATTAAAATGTATAGACCCATTCTACATAGAAATACGTAATACGATGTGATTCGAATATTATTTCGAATTTGggttacagatttttt
It encodes the following:
- the LOC126184818 gene encoding sterol carrier protein 2, with amino-acid sequence MSPNKRVFVVGVGMTKFEKPGRRDDFDYPQMVKEAVTKALSDARLRIDHIDQACVGYVYGDSTCGQRALYEVGMTGMPVYNVNNNCATGSTALLMAKQLVESGNNQCVLALGFEKMERGSLSAKYLDRTNPLDKHVELMADLAGLSNSPIAAQIFGNAGKEHMEKYGTKPEHLAKIAYKNHKHSTNNPYSQFQDEYTLEQIMSSPQIFGPLTKLQCCPTSDGAAAAILASEEFVHAHRLENQAIEIVGIEMVTDLPSTFKDNSCMKIAGYDMTKTAADRLFKNTGYKPDDVDVVELHDCFSANELITYEALGLCAPGKAGELIDSNGNTYGGKYVVNPSGGLISKGHPLGATGIAQCAELCWQLRGEAGRRQVAGAKLGLQHNIGLGGAVVVALYRHGFPRPSYPVYANRVAAAPDPAAFKANVLFQAMEAAMKDDKDNLIEKVRGVYAFKVTNGPGGAEGYWIINAKTGKGSVEYNGKTKPDVTFIIDDGDVVDLITGKLNPQKAFFQGKIKIQGNMGLAMKLPELQRRAKDKIEEFKSKL